The following are encoded together in the Methanosarcina flavescens genome:
- a CDS encoding prenyltransferase gives MIETLKAYLDLIRAHFLPAWPLISCSGLMLAFANYGGFSWELTLKVALMGLLGFEAGFILNDYVDRNRDRLDVENTLTRYWRPFKERPIPSGKISSKNALLLFILLIAVISALIFTLPYPNSLYVFAIMLYSYGIEAFYQVKKRNQSYPIAQLSGRTDFTLFPAAGYLCYGQPDITMLLYMVFLYPWTMAHLGLNDFIDLKNDRARGMKSITVLYGEKGTIYWIIGFTILHLLAGVVFVRELGNIVPYGFLAGFVLLAGSTLYLWKEKSPATGLKVLPLFHVALVTYAISIILDFIY, from the coding sequence ATGATAGAAACCCTGAAAGCCTATCTTGATCTTATTCGTGCTCATTTTCTTCCGGCATGGCCTCTGATCTCCTGCTCTGGATTGATGCTTGCTTTTGCAAATTATGGTGGTTTTTCATGGGAATTGACTCTCAAGGTGGCTCTGATGGGTCTGCTTGGGTTTGAGGCAGGTTTTATACTTAATGATTATGTGGACAGGAATAGAGACAGACTTGATGTGGAGAACACGCTCACAAGGTACTGGAGGCCTTTTAAAGAGAGACCCATCCCTTCAGGAAAAATTTCTTCAAAAAATGCCCTCCTGTTGTTTATTCTGCTTATAGCAGTCATTTCAGCCTTGATTTTCACGCTTCCCTATCCAAACTCTTTATATGTATTTGCAATTATGCTGTACTCTTACGGCATAGAGGCTTTTTACCAGGTAAAAAAGAGAAATCAGAGTTATCCGATTGCCCAGCTTTCGGGCAGGACGGACTTTACGCTTTTTCCGGCGGCAGGTTATCTCTGCTACGGGCAGCCGGACATAACCATGCTACTATATATGGTTTTTTTATATCCATGGACAATGGCTCACCTTGGATTAAACGACTTTATAGACCTGAAAAATGACCGGGCAAGAGGTATGAAATCCATAACCGTGCTCTATGGTGAGAAAGGGACGATATACTGGATTATAGGCTTTACAATCCTACATCTACTTGCAGGAGTTGTCTTTGTGAGGGAACTTGGAAATATTGTCCCTTATGGTTTTCTTGCAGGGTTTGTACTTCTTGCAGGATCAACCCTCTATCTCTGGAAAGAAAAAAGTCCAGCAACAGGCTTGAAAGTGCTTCCCCTTTTTCACGTAGCTCTGGTCACCTATGCGATTTCGATTATCCTTGACTTTATCTACTGA
- a CDS encoding ATP-binding protein: MRIAVCGKGGSGKSTISALLAKEMAKTKNVLVLDIDESNYGLHSQLGMAAPRDLMEYFGGKKGFKEKLRAAPKTTQFWGFAANEGTSGQPVQQQSRFFKNRWGFSDLPPEFVEEKDGVKLMAVGKIHDFGEGCACPMGTLTREFLENLDLGKDDIVIVDTEAGTEHFGRGVDKDFDLILVVIDPSYESLKLSKKFDEFGAQCGCKVYFVLNKVEPDIREEMLASVNCVNVVAEIPAKREIFKASLKGEELDFELDEIKKLAAFLEKIELL; encoded by the coding sequence ATGAGAATAGCAGTCTGTGGGAAAGGAGGTAGCGGAAAAAGTACGATTTCGGCTCTCCTGGCAAAGGAAATGGCAAAAACTAAAAACGTGCTCGTGCTTGACATTGATGAGTCAAATTATGGGCTGCATAGCCAGCTGGGAATGGCAGCTCCACGGGACCTTATGGAATATTTCGGAGGGAAGAAGGGCTTTAAGGAAAAGCTGAGGGCAGCTCCAAAAACCACCCAGTTCTGGGGGTTTGCAGCAAATGAAGGTACTTCTGGACAGCCGGTGCAACAGCAGTCCCGATTTTTTAAAAACAGGTGGGGTTTTTCTGACCTCCCACCGGAATTTGTTGAGGAAAAGGACGGGGTAAAGCTGATGGCGGTTGGTAAAATCCATGATTTCGGGGAGGGTTGCGCCTGCCCAATGGGAACACTGACGAGGGAGTTTCTTGAAAACCTGGATCTCGGGAAAGACGATATTGTTATCGTGGATACGGAGGCTGGCACCGAGCATTTCGGGCGCGGGGTTGATAAAGACTTTGACCTCATTCTTGTAGTCATTGATCCCTCTTACGAATCCTTAAAGCTCTCAAAGAAATTCGATGAATTTGGTGCTCAGTGCGGATGTAAAGTTTATTTTGTGCTTAATAAGGTTGAGCCGGATATAAGGGAGGAAATGCTGGCATCGGTAAACTGCGTGAATGTTGTGGCTGAAATCCCCGCAAAAAGAGAGATCTTTAAAGCGTCTCTGAAAGGTGAAGAACTTGATTTCGAACTGGATGAAATCAAAAAACTTGCAGCGTTCCTGGAAAAAATTGAGCTATTGTAA